The genomic DNA cccggcatcatgggatggagaacatcttcttgaccaagtgggggatgtgaaaggaaatgaaataagcttcagtggcagagagattccaaaaggagctgagaggtcactctggtgggcactcttacgcacaatttagacaaccctttttaggttctaatgaattggaatagctagcagtaaatacctgaaacaatcaaactacaacccagtagccttgaatcttgacaacaattgcataaaaatgtagcttaggaggggtgacaatgtgatagggaaagccatatggaccacactcccctttgtccagtgtatggatggatgagtaaaaaatgggggcagaaaaaaaaaaaggcactcagtgttcttttttacattaattgttctttttcactttaatttttattcttagtatttttgtgtgtgtggtaatgaaaatatttaaaaattaattttggtgatgaacgcacaactatataatggtactgtgaacaactgaatgtatgctttttaagactgcatggtatatgaatatatctcaataaaattgaataaaaaaagaagtaaaaaattttatcaacagagagatggaaattacaaaacgaaccaaacaaagctgaagaccacaatgacagaactttaaaattccctagagaggctCAACAGCATATTGAAGCTGTCATAAATATCAGTGAagctgaagataagacaattgaaatcatcctgtCTGAGGAGCTGAAAGAAGTAAGAATTAAGGAAAGTGAAGAGAGCCTggggaacctgtgggacaccatcaagtataccaatatatgcattgtgggatttctggaaggagaagaaagagagaaaggagtggggagaatattcaaagaaataatggctgaaaactttccaaatttaacaaaagacatgattatacacattcaagatactcaacaaactccaaacaggataaactcaaatagatcCACACTTCACCATGTTATAATTAAACTGTCAaaggtcaaagataaagagaaaattctgaaagctgcaagagaagtaACATGTCATATACAAGGGGGCCTCAATAAGcttaagtgccgatttctcactggaaaccatgaaggcaagaaggtggtgggaagacatatttaaagtgctgaaagcaaaaaaataaataaataaataaataaaaaattgtcaCTTAAgagttctatatctggcaaaactgcctttcaaaaatgaaggagggagCATTGCGGCTATGGCAGAACCGCAGCCCGCAGCCGGCTTTACCCACGAGGCTGCCCTCAGTTGCTGCTCCGATGCGGACCCCAGCACCAAGGATTTTCTATTGCAGCAGACCATGCTACGAATTAAAGACCCTAAGAAGTCATTAGATTTTTATACAAGAATTCTTGGAATGACGCTACTTCAAAAATTAGATTTTCCCACTATGAAATTTTCACTCTATTTCTTGGCTTATGAGGATAAAAATGACATCCCCaaagataaagatgaaaaaacagCATGGGTATTCTCCAGAAAAGCTACACTTGAGCTGACACACAATTGGGGTACTGAAGATGATGCAACTCAGAATTACCACAATGGCAATTCAGACCCTCGAGGATTTGGTCACATTGGAATTGCTGTTCCTGATTTACATGGTGCTTGTAAAAGATTTGAAGAACTGGGAATCAAATTTGTAAAGAAACCTGATGATGGTAAAATGAAAGGCCTGGCATTTATTCAAGATCCTGATGGCTACTGGATTGAAATTTTGAATCCTAACACAATGATAACTATTATTTAGTTCTATGAGACTACGTCTTTGTGATTTCAATGAAGACATTGTAGAGGACAAAAAGGAAACAATGTGGTTCAAGGTAGTTATGTAACAAAAGCATTGAGGACTAATGGATCATTGTCCTAGTTCAAATTATTcttaaattcatttccttttcctactTCACCTAACTGTTCAGtaattctggttttaaaatagtGCTTTTATCTTATGCCCTTGAATGTAATTCTGTAACTTTACTTTTGAAGTAATAATTAGAACAGTTCCCTTCAGACACTGCATTGGCCTTCATCTGTCTTCTAAATAAGACATCTTTTAAGCCTTTCTTTGAATCATCATTTTCAAAAAAACATTTAACATGTTTTTGTTGTGGATATCTTCTGGGGTTTCATTCCTCAGAAATAACTCTTCCCAATGAAAAGTAAGgaaaacactgaacaaaaatgaaaccTCATGTGTACTTCAAACAGTATAAAGAATTGTGTTACAAAAGAAAAGTTCCTCTTGGGAGCAATTGAGAATCATGCTGACAAGGATGCTGATAGAAAAACCAATTTCTGTTCATTTATAAAGTACTTCCAAAGTTCAAGaactaacttcatttttttaggatggagaggaggaggaaggggataTTGTTTACTGGATACCCAGACGCTGGACTTGGCTGTCacatgctttatctcatttaatccttacaactatCCTATGAAAAAGGctaaacatataaaataactttaataaaTTGAAGACAATATAAATAGGCTGAAGTCCTCAAGATCTCATCATCATGTTTAGTATTTAGATTGTGTCTCAAATATTAGTACCTCACAATACCTCCTTTGCTAATTTCCTGTAAAATCCTTGGACAAGTTTGAACATCATCCTCTCAGCTCTCAGGCCTGATTACCACAGTGAGGAGTAAGCAATGGAGGAGGTCTTTAGCACATAACTCCCCTGGGGACAGCCAGGTGACTCCTGCACAGGTGGTACTTACATTACTCCTGAAGAGTCTCTATCCCAAGGTCTGCATTATGCCATTAACCATTTATTATCAATTATATTCAGTGATAGCGTAACAGTTATCAGAAGTCAGCTAAATGATCTTCCCTGCTGTGACTcatatttggttttaaaaatcaaagtgattttgaaaatctcttatggtcttaagaataaaaacatctagttcatggtttaactacatttcaattttttgcaaACTTTAATGAAAGATCTTCGGATAGGCCTTGCCAACTGTGCTACCACTGCTAGAAGCtctttacatttcctttttaGATGGATTGGATTTATGTGACCAGTTCGAACAAATACGGGTACTTatgaagttaaataaaataaaattgtaaataagTCTATGTTTAATTGCAAACTTCGGTCCAGCACATTCTTTCTAAAAAAGGCTGCTCTCAGGGAGTACTACAAGGATGTGAAAGGGCTTGCATATTCATTCTGAACTGGGAATAATTTTAATTCTGTACTGCctataaaaaagataatttccGTGGATAAAGAAGTATAGAAGAATGGGAAGAGGAAAGTAAATAAGGAATAAAGGATTGTGGTAGATAAtgggcagaaggaagaaaggctAATTATGAAAAGGTGAGTTGTAGGAACTGAAGAAAACCAATTTCATGTATTGAGTACTAGAATTATCAAAATGGGGGGGGTGTAATTAGATTCATAAATTATCATATAAACCTTATTTCCAGCCTTCTCCCTTGCTTACTCCTTAAGTCCACTTGTACACCTCatgcattggaaaaaaaaaaaagagagagagaatgtattGTATTGCCAGGCCTTGCTAGGGATTGGAAACCTTATTTCCAAATTAACTTACCTGACAAGTGGTGATATGAAAGGATGAAATAAAGCAccaaaaatgttttctcattcttgtttttcattaCTGGACAGCAGTACTGTGTCATTTACtgttaacataaaataaattggcAGTCTCCCATGAGTCCTACACAGCTAAGACTGGAACTCTTAATACCAGTTGTTTGAATTAAGAGTTGATGGCTGAGAGAATCACTCATGGCTTCCCTTAATGGCATTCTGACCAGAATTTTACACAGTGTATATAAATACTCTTCTGTAACACAACTGTTTGTGCAGAGTAAGGATCAGTAAAGATACTTGCTGCTGGCAATAAGAAAAAACTCTATTTGATGTAACAAGCACATAAGCTGACTGGCTCTAGAATAGGTTGATGGAGGGTTCAGTGATAACAAGAACCCCCagattctttccatctttctcagCCTGTAATCCTCAGCATTTTCTTTTTGGCTAATAATACTATGATTACAGACACCTACCATGATTCCAAGTGTCACGCGTAGATCTGCAATGGCCATTGAAAGAAAACCATTTGTTCCTTGTGTGTCTCTTAAATGAGGGGT from Choloepus didactylus isolate mChoDid1 chromosome 12, mChoDid1.pri, whole genome shotgun sequence includes the following:
- the LOC119507113 gene encoding lactoylglutathione lyase-like; translated protein: MAEPQPAAGFTHEAALSCCSDADPSTKDFLLQQTMLRIKDPKKSLDFYTRILGMTLLQKLDFPTMKFSLYFLAYEDKNDIPKDKDEKTAWVFSRKATLELTHNWGTEDDATQNYHNGNSDPRGFGHIGIAVPDLHGACKRFEELGIKFVKKPDDGKMKGLAFIQDPDGYWIEILNPNTMITII